A single genomic interval of Bradyrhizobium sp. sBnM-33 harbors:
- a CDS encoding cupin domain-containing protein, whose protein sequence is MILSALMGRIRNKEDIAMTPTRFVSTASVLAAIWLVTGAATVRAQDSALPAGFKTQPLLKTGQTRDKQPIVYPKTDKPEMISVIGTIEPGGRTPLHEHPVPTYVYVLEGEVELQSHGGQPYQYKTGEAYIEALNHQHQLFNKGNVPAKVLVVFVGEEGKPTTIAAK, encoded by the coding sequence ATGATCCTGTCCGCTCTCATGGGGCGCATTCGCAACAAGGAGGACATCGCCATGACGCCCACGCGTTTCGTTTCAACTGCCAGCGTGCTGGCGGCAATCTGGCTCGTGACCGGAGCCGCGACAGTGCGCGCCCAGGACAGTGCGCTGCCGGCCGGCTTCAAGACCCAGCCGCTGCTGAAGACCGGTCAAACCCGAGACAAGCAGCCGATTGTTTATCCGAAGACGGACAAGCCAGAAATGATCTCCGTTATTGGGACCATCGAGCCCGGTGGCCGCACGCCACTACATGAGCACCCGGTACCGACCTACGTCTATGTCCTCGAGGGCGAGGTGGAGTTGCAGAGTCACGGCGGACAACCGTATCAATATAAAACCGGCGAAGCCTACATCGAGGCTCTCAATCACCAACACCAGCTTTTCAATAAGGGCAATGTTCCGGCCAAGGTCCTGGTGGTCTTCGTCGGCGAGGAGGGTAAACCCACAACCATCGCGGCGAAATAG
- a CDS encoding glycerophosphodiester phosphodiesterase: MKLIAHRGWSAGRGENSLAAFVRAARDGRISGVEFDVCRAADSDTLVVSHDPPRHVENALTLDAALSLLSPTDLELFVEVKETGLVSEVIERLVASDVARRSVVFAFAAVARSFPWEGARPVRLGIIVIYPWNLNRAVRRYAPDVLLLGWDARTWTRVAFRAWWSVFSLEQLARRHHVPVVVGIVQRMDDLHWLSRQRLYGAVADVDRTIGRSARPD, translated from the coding sequence ATGAAACTTATTGCGCATCGTGGATGGTCCGCGGGTCGGGGCGAAAACTCGCTCGCCGCGTTCGTACGTGCCGCCCGTGACGGCAGAATATCCGGTGTCGAATTCGACGTCTGCCGTGCAGCGGATTCCGACACATTGGTGGTGTCACACGACCCGCCGCGTCATGTCGAGAATGCGCTTACCCTCGATGCGGCACTTTCGCTTCTTTCGCCGACTGACCTTGAACTGTTCGTGGAGGTGAAGGAGACGGGACTTGTCTCTGAAGTCATCGAGAGGCTGGTTGCTAGCGACGTGGCCCGTCGCTCGGTCGTATTTGCCTTTGCCGCCGTCGCAAGATCCTTTCCGTGGGAGGGTGCGCGACCGGTGCGCCTGGGCATCATCGTCATTTACCCGTGGAACCTGAATCGTGCGGTGCGCAGGTATGCGCCGGATGTCCTCCTGCTCGGCTGGGACGCGCGCACTTGGACACGAGTCGCTTTTCGCGCCTGGTGGTCCGTTTTCTCCCTTGAGCAGCTTGCGCGACGCCACCACGTGCCGGTTGTGGTGGGAATCGTGCAACGCATGGACGACCTTCATTGGCTCTCACGGCAGCGCCTCTACGGGGCGGTTGCCGACGTCGACCGTACTATCGGCCGCAGCGCCAGGCCTGATTAG
- a CDS encoding YciI family protein has product MTHYIIYFNQQWVGDHSEEWFQSRGPLARAVVAEMKEAGVLIFAAGVDEDLSKAFSANNISGELQFSEGRYSNAPEYLGGFTVVDVSEQESAKFWAGKLAIACGWPQEVRPLHV; this is encoded by the coding sequence ATGACCCACTACATTATCTACTTCAACCAGCAATGGGTCGGTGATCACTCCGAAGAGTGGTTTCAGTCTCGCGGACCGTTGGCTAGGGCAGTCGTGGCCGAGATGAAGGAAGCGGGCGTGCTCATCTTCGCCGCGGGAGTAGATGAAGATCTGAGCAAGGCTTTTAGTGCTAATAACATCAGCGGCGAACTGCAGTTTAGCGAAGGTCGGTATTCCAACGCCCCGGAGTATCTCGGTGGCTTCACGGTCGTTGATGTCTCCGAGCAAGAGTCGGCGAAGTTTTGGGCCGGCAAGCTCGCAATCGCTTGTGGCTGGCCGCAAGAGGTCCGGCCACTCCATGTGTGA
- a CDS encoding transposase — translation MMGHQRVEQVALFYEFSLERHVPADHLLRSIDRFVDLDGLRRELSPFYSTIGRPSIAPELMIRMLLVGYCFGIRSERRLCEEVHLNLAYRWFCRLGLDGDVPDHSTFSKNRHGRFRDSDLLRRLFEDVLRRCIDEGLVGGEGFAVDASLIKADANRQNGVEGEKGLPPKAASRAVDEYLAVLDDAAFGAATEIVPKFISPADPAARWTGAHGGQAFFAYSTNYLIDVENAIIVDVEPTTAIRQAEVLAAKRMIERTAKNFGLHPSRLLGDSAYGSADMLGWLVDEHGIEPHVTVFDKSARKDGTFTREDFNYDPVSDVYICPGGKTLTTTGTRVNDGETLLYRASKADCDACALRPHCCPNTPARKVPRSIHERARDMARAIAKSWEGRASRRLRKKVEMLFAHLKRILKLDRLRLRGPNGARDEFLLAATAQNLRKLAKLVPMPQPNPA, via the coding sequence ATGATGGGACATCAGCGAGTTGAGCAGGTCGCGTTGTTCTATGAGTTTTCGCTCGAGCGGCACGTTCCGGCCGATCATTTGTTGCGATCGATCGACAGGTTCGTGGACCTCGATGGGTTAAGGCGAGAGCTATCCCCCTTCTACAGCACGATCGGGCGGCCCTCGATCGCGCCCGAGCTGATGATCCGGATGCTGTTGGTCGGTTACTGCTTCGGCATCCGCTCGGAGCGGCGCCTGTGCGAAGAGGTTCACCTCAACCTGGCATACCGCTGGTTCTGCCGCCTTGGGCTCGATGGTGACGTGCCCGATCATTCGACCTTCTCAAAGAACCGACATGGCCGCTTCCGCGATAGTGATCTGCTGCGACGGCTGTTCGAAGACGTCTTGCGCCGCTGCATCGACGAGGGTCTGGTTGGCGGAGAAGGCTTTGCGGTCGATGCTAGCCTGATCAAGGCCGATGCTAACCGGCAGAACGGCGTCGAGGGCGAAAAGGGGTTGCCGCCAAAAGCCGCAAGCCGTGCCGTCGACGAGTATCTAGCTGTCCTGGACGATGCGGCGTTTGGGGCCGCGACCGAGATCGTCCCCAAGTTCATCTCACCGGCTGATCCTGCCGCGCGCTGGACCGGTGCCCATGGCGGACAGGCTTTCTTTGCCTACTCCACGAACTATCTGATCGATGTGGAAAATGCGATCATTGTCGACGTTGAGCCGACCACAGCGATCCGGCAGGCAGAAGTTCTCGCTGCCAAGCGCATGATCGAGCGGACCGCAAAGAACTTCGGTCTTCACCCGTCCAGGCTTCTCGGTGACAGCGCCTATGGTTCAGCCGACATGCTGGGCTGGCTGGTCGATGAGCACGGCATCGAGCCGCATGTGACCGTGTTCGACAAATCAGCGCGCAAGGATGGGACCTTCACACGGGAGGACTTCAACTACGATCCAGTCAGCGACGTCTATATCTGTCCTGGCGGCAAGACGCTGACCACAACAGGGACACGTGTGAATGATGGCGAGACGTTGCTTTATCGAGCGAGCAAGGCTGACTGTGACGCCTGCGCCTTGAGGCCACACTGCTGCCCGAACACGCCTGCTCGAAAGGTGCCTCGCTCGATCCATGAGAGAGCCCGCGACATGGCGCGGGCGATTGCTAAATCCTGGGAAGGTCGAGCATCGCGACGGCTACGTAAGAAGGTCGAAATGTTGTTCGCTCACCTCAAGCGCATTCTCAAGCTCGACCGACTGCGATTACGTGGACCAAACGGGGCTCGCGACGAGTTCCTCCTTGCAGCAACCGCCCAGAACCTCCGGAAACTAGCCAAGCTGGTCCCAATGCCGCAGCCAAATCCGGCCTGA
- a CDS encoding PDR/VanB family oxidoreductase, with protein MRFAEQWSWCTVESIRDVTPTIREFRLRPESGHIAPYPPGSHIGVTMLIDGQPARRSYSLVENSDPYTYRIAVRLAPDSRGGSHGMWNLRAGAGIETSSPTSLLEIDWTRKNYCLIAGGIGVTPITGIAAALRRRNIDAPLHYAVKSCGDAAFLDELSALLGDRLIVHASDQGDRLDLEATFRALPDDAIAVICGPMRMLEAARRAWNDARRAPADLRYETFGSSGLKPTAEFRVRLKDTDAELVVPQNSSMLDALNGAGFEVISDCQRGECGVCAVDVVAVEGEIDHRDVFFSDQQKQDNRKICPCVSRAIGVVTIDTLYRAEPV; from the coding sequence ATGCGTTTTGCCGAGCAATGGAGCTGGTGCACCGTCGAATCTATCCGCGACGTGACACCGACGATCCGCGAATTCCGCCTGCGTCCTGAAAGCGGTCATATCGCGCCCTACCCGCCCGGCAGCCATATCGGTGTCACCATGTTGATCGACGGACAGCCCGCGCGGCGCTCCTATTCGCTGGTGGAGAACAGTGATCCCTACACCTATCGCATCGCGGTGCGGCTGGCACCCGACAGCCGCGGCGGCTCGCACGGTATGTGGAATTTGCGAGCGGGCGCAGGGATCGAGACTTCAAGTCCGACCTCGCTGCTGGAGATCGATTGGACCAGGAAGAATTATTGCCTGATCGCCGGCGGCATCGGCGTCACGCCGATCACAGGTATCGCGGCCGCCCTGCGCCGCAGGAACATCGACGCTCCCCTGCACTACGCCGTCAAGTCATGCGGCGATGCCGCCTTCCTCGACGAGCTCTCGGCGTTGCTCGGCGATCGGCTGATCGTGCACGCCTCCGACCAGGGCGACCGGCTCGATCTCGAAGCTACCTTCCGCGCACTGCCGGATGACGCCATCGCTGTTATCTGCGGGCCGATGCGGATGCTGGAGGCGGCGCGGCGCGCCTGGAATGATGCCAGACGAGCGCCCGCCGATTTGCGCTACGAGACCTTCGGCTCCAGCGGGCTGAAGCCGACAGCGGAATTCCGCGTGCGGCTGAAAGATACCGACGCCGAGCTGGTCGTGCCGCAGAACAGCTCGATGCTCGACGCGCTGAACGGTGCCGGTTTCGAGGTGATATCAGATTGCCAGCGCGGCGAATGCGGCGTCTGCGCCGTCGATGTCGTCGCCGTCGAGGGCGAAATCGATCATCGCGATGTGTTCTTCAGCGACCAGCAGAAGCAGGACAACCGCAAGATCTGCCCGTGCGTGTCGCGCGCGATCGGCGTGGTGACCATCGACACGCTGTACCGGGCTGAACCTGTCTAG
- a CDS encoding GntR family transcriptional regulator → MSERDAERSVSQTVRAQLALRDMILSGRLRPGERISELQAVDVTGVSRTPVRLALVRLEDEGLLQAIPSGGFMVKAFTERDILDSIELRGTLEGLAARFAAERGVSARSLEPLKECLADLDQLVRQDPISVEAFSAYVTMNARFHALLNELSASAPLIREIDRVSALPFASPSAFVMAQSALPEAHQILLIGQDHHRVVVDAIENREGARAEAVMREHSRLAARNLRLAIRNRTHLDLLPALALLKSPVE, encoded by the coding sequence ATGAGCGAACGCGACGCCGAACGCTCCGTGTCGCAGACCGTGCGGGCGCAGCTTGCGCTGCGCGACATGATTCTGTCCGGGCGGCTGCGCCCCGGCGAGCGCATCTCCGAGCTACAGGCGGTCGACGTCACAGGCGTGTCGCGTACGCCGGTGCGGCTGGCGCTGGTGCGGCTGGAGGATGAAGGCCTGCTGCAAGCGATCCCTTCCGGGGGCTTCATGGTGAAAGCGTTCACCGAACGCGACATCCTCGATTCGATCGAACTGCGCGGTACGCTGGAAGGCCTTGCCGCCCGCTTTGCCGCCGAGCGCGGCGTCAGCGCGCGCAGCCTCGAGCCGCTCAAGGAGTGCCTTGCCGATCTCGACCAATTGGTTCGGCAGGACCCGATTTCGGTCGAAGCCTTTTCCGCCTATGTGACCATGAACGCGCGGTTTCACGCGCTGCTCAACGAACTATCCGCCAGCGCCCCATTGATCCGGGAGATCGACCGCGTCTCGGCGCTACCCTTTGCTTCGCCCAGCGCGTTCGTGATGGCGCAATCGGCGCTGCCGGAAGCGCACCAGATCCTGCTGATCGGGCAGGATCATCACCGCGTCGTGGTCGATGCGATCGAGAACCGCGAGGGCGCTCGGGCCGAAGCCGTGATGCGCGAGCATTCGCGTCTCGCCGCGCGCAATTTGCGGCTCGCGATCCGAAATCGGACGCATCTCGATTTGCTGCCCGCGCTCGCCCTTTTGAAATCGCCAGTCGAATAG
- a CDS encoding aromatic ring-hydroxylating oxygenase subunit alpha gives MPSSFPLNAWYAAAWDVDIKHALFPRTICGKHVVMYRQSNGRVCALEDACWHRLVPLSKGRLDGDTVVCGYHGLKFNAQGRCTYMPSQDTINPSACVRSYPVVERHRFIWLWMGDPALADPALVPDMHWNDDPAWAGDGKTIHVKCDYRLVVDNLMDLTHETFVHGSSIGNDHVAEAPFDVTHGDKTVTVTRWMKGIDAPPFWAAQLQKPGPVDRWQIIHFQAPGTVNIDVGVAPAGTGAPEGDRSQGVNGFVLNTMTPETETTCHYFWAFVRNYRNTEQKLTTEIREGVSNIFREDELILEAQQRAMDENPDRTFYNLNIDAGAMWARRVIDRMVARESAPQTMQAAE, from the coding sequence ATGCCGTCCTCATTCCCGCTCAATGCCTGGTACGCCGCCGCCTGGGACGTCGATATCAAGCACGCGCTGTTTCCGCGCACGATCTGCGGCAAGCATGTCGTGATGTACCGCCAGTCCAACGGGCGGGTTTGCGCGCTGGAGGACGCCTGCTGGCATCGTCTCGTGCCGCTCTCGAAAGGACGGCTCGACGGTGACACCGTCGTCTGCGGGTATCACGGCCTGAAATTCAATGCGCAGGGCCGCTGCACCTACATGCCCTCGCAGGACACCATCAACCCGTCGGCCTGCGTGCGCTCTTATCCGGTGGTCGAGCGCCATCGCTTCATCTGGCTGTGGATGGGCGACCCGGCGCTGGCTGACCCTGCGCTGGTGCCCGACATGCACTGGAACGACGATCCCGCCTGGGCGGGCGACGGCAAGACCATTCACGTCAAATGCGACTACCGCCTCGTGGTCGATAATCTGATGGACCTGACTCATGAAACCTTCGTGCACGGCTCCAGCATCGGCAATGATCACGTCGCCGAAGCTCCGTTCGACGTCACCCACGGCGACAAGACGGTCACCGTGACGCGCTGGATGAAGGGCATCGACGCACCGCCGTTCTGGGCCGCGCAACTGCAGAAGCCGGGCCCGGTCGACCGCTGGCAGATCATCCATTTCCAGGCGCCCGGCACCGTCAACATCGACGTTGGCGTGGCGCCCGCCGGCACCGGCGCGCCGGAAGGCGACCGCTCGCAGGGCGTCAACGGCTTTGTGCTCAACACCATGACGCCGGAGACCGAGACCACCTGTCACTATTTCTGGGCCTTCGTCCGCAATTACCGGAACACTGAGCAGAAACTGACCACCGAAATCCGCGAAGGCGTCTCCAACATTTTCCGCGAAGACGAACTCATCCTCGAAGCGCAGCAGCGCGCGATGGACGAGAATCCGGACCGCACCTTCTACAACCTCAACATCGATGCCGGCGCGATGTGGGCGCGGCGCGTGATCGACCGGATGGTGGCGCGCGAGAGCGCACCGCAGACCATGCAAGCTGCGGAGTGA
- a CDS encoding methyltransferase, with product MTSQLSALRLFDLIQSHRVTAVIYVAARLGLAELLRNGPLTLGDLAKATSADERALARLLTALSTIGICSRTGEGSYALTEVGACLDSAAEHSFKGWAILEAEMLSKSWSGMLESVMTGKTAAELQGVADSFELMGRTPENVDKFNTAMTELTRLVTPDILRSYDFSGISYLMDVGGGSGELIGAIAQRNRELRGIVFDLPRCADAASRHLRQIGVSDRVEFVAGDFFKSVPAIADTIILKSVIHDWNDARSISILRNCHRALPSSGKLLLVERLMPEKPGMADEDKAHAMSDLNMLRGPGGLERTKRQYRELLEQSGFALAGVYPAGRFNVIEARPAL from the coding sequence ATGACATCTCAACTATCGGCCCTCAGACTTTTCGATCTGATTCAGTCGCACCGTGTAACGGCTGTGATCTACGTGGCGGCCAGACTTGGACTCGCCGAGCTATTGCGGAATGGACCGCTGACGCTTGGCGACCTCGCAAAGGCAACAAGCGCGGATGAACGGGCGCTTGCGCGTCTGCTCACCGCGCTCTCCACCATCGGCATATGTTCGCGAACCGGCGAAGGTAGCTACGCCTTGACGGAAGTGGGCGCCTGCCTCGACAGCGCTGCGGAGCATTCGTTCAAGGGCTGGGCAATCCTCGAAGCTGAAATGCTTTCAAAGTCCTGGAGCGGGATGCTTGAGTCCGTGATGACCGGCAAGACCGCGGCGGAATTGCAGGGTGTCGCCGACAGTTTCGAACTGATGGGTCGAACGCCTGAAAACGTCGACAAGTTCAATACCGCGATGACCGAGCTCACGCGGCTGGTAACGCCGGATATCCTTCGCTCCTACGATTTCAGCGGGATATCCTACCTGATGGACGTCGGCGGCGGTTCCGGCGAATTGATCGGCGCGATCGCGCAGCGAAACCGGGAACTGCGAGGAATCGTTTTCGATCTTCCGAGGTGCGCTGATGCCGCAAGCAGACATCTTCGGCAGATCGGCGTCAGCGACCGTGTCGAATTTGTCGCGGGTGATTTCTTCAAATCGGTTCCGGCGATCGCTGATACGATCATCCTCAAGAGCGTGATCCATGACTGGAATGATGCGCGCAGCATCTCGATACTGCGCAACTGTCATCGGGCGCTCCCGAGTAGCGGCAAGTTGCTGTTGGTCGAGCGGCTGATGCCTGAAAAGCCCGGCATGGCCGATGAAGATAAGGCGCACGCGATGAGCGATCTGAACATGCTTCGCGGGCCCGGAGGGCTCGAGCGTACCAAGAGGCAATATCGCGAATTGCTCGAGCAAAGCGGCTTCGCTCTGGCTGGGGTTTATCCTGCCGGCCGCTTCAACGTGATCGAGGCGCGTCCCGCTTTATGA
- a CDS encoding flavin-containing monooxygenase has translation MNVQTQIDAMSPRTTEHFDVLIAGAGISGVGAAYHLTTQCPGTTFVALEAQKTFGGTWTTHRYPGIRSDSDLHTFGYRFKPWTSAPIASAKEILKYMGEVIEENDLARHIRYRHTITSATWSSEENLWTIEATRTDTGERLRFTANFFWMCQGYYRHTEGYTPEWKDMAKFKGPIVHPQKWPEDLDYKNKRIVVIGSGATAATLIPALAPDCAHVTMLQRSPTYFRTGRNAIEIAEELRKLQVDEKWIHEITRRKILFDQDAFTRKTFNEPEAAKRDLLSAVEAYLGKDNDIATHFTPKYRPWRQRIAFIPDGDLFKGIKSGKASVVTDEIDRFTEKGILLKSGKELEADIIVTATGFNLCATGDIEFAIDGKPLDFADTVTYRGMMFTGVPNLVWVFGYFRASWTLRVDLVADFVCRLLTHMKETGAKKVTPQLRPEDHNMPLLPWIDPENFNPGYMMRGMHLLPKRGDKPEWQHNQDYWAEKDEFPAIDLKDKAFVYG, from the coding sequence ATGAACGTTCAAACCCAGATCGACGCAATGTCGCCCCGCACCACCGAGCATTTCGACGTTCTGATTGCCGGCGCCGGCATTTCCGGCGTCGGCGCCGCCTATCACCTCACCACGCAATGCCCGGGCACGACATTCGTGGCGCTCGAAGCGCAGAAGACATTCGGAGGCACCTGGACCACCCACCGCTATCCCGGCATCCGCTCCGACAGCGACCTGCATACCTTCGGCTACCGCTTCAAGCCGTGGACGTCAGCGCCGATCGCGAGCGCCAAGGAAATCCTGAAATACATGGGCGAAGTGATCGAGGAGAATGATCTCGCCCGGCACATTCGCTACCGGCACACCATCACCTCGGCCACATGGTCGAGCGAGGAAAACCTCTGGACCATCGAGGCCACGCGCACCGACACTGGCGAGAGGCTGCGTTTCACCGCCAATTTCTTCTGGATGTGTCAGGGCTATTACCGCCACACCGAGGGCTACACGCCGGAGTGGAAGGACATGGCCAAATTCAAGGGCCCGATCGTCCATCCGCAGAAATGGCCCGAGGATCTCGACTACAAGAACAAGCGCATCGTCGTGATCGGCTCGGGTGCTACCGCAGCGACGCTGATACCGGCGCTGGCTCCCGATTGCGCGCATGTCACCATGCTGCAGCGCTCGCCGACGTATTTCCGCACCGGGCGCAACGCGATCGAGATCGCCGAGGAGCTGCGGAAACTGCAGGTCGATGAAAAGTGGATCCACGAAATCACCCGGCGCAAAATCCTGTTCGACCAGGACGCCTTCACCCGCAAGACCTTCAATGAGCCGGAAGCGGCCAAGAGGGATTTGTTGTCGGCGGTCGAAGCCTATCTCGGCAAGGATAACGACATCGCAACCCACTTCACGCCAAAATACCGGCCGTGGCGGCAGCGCATCGCCTTCATTCCCGACGGCGACCTGTTCAAGGGCATCAAGTCGGGCAAAGCTTCCGTCGTTACCGACGAGATCGACCGCTTCACAGAGAAGGGAATCCTGCTGAAATCCGGCAAGGAGCTCGAAGCCGACATCATCGTGACCGCGACGGGCTTCAATCTCTGCGCCACCGGCGATATCGAGTTTGCCATCGACGGCAAGCCGCTCGACTTCGCCGATACTGTGACCTATCGCGGCATGATGTTCACCGGCGTACCGAACCTGGTCTGGGTATTCGGCTATTTCCGCGCGAGCTGGACTCTGCGCGTCGATCTCGTTGCCGATTTCGTCTGCCGGCTGCTCACGCACATGAAGGAGACCGGTGCGAAAAAGGTAACGCCGCAGCTTCGTCCCGAAGACCACAATATGCCGCTGTTGCCGTGGATCGATCCGGAAAATTTCAACCCCGGCTACATGATGCGCGGCATGCACCTGCTGCCCAAGCGCGGCGACAAGCCGGAATGGCAGCACAACCAGGACTACTGGGCGGAAAAGGACGAATTTCCGGCGATCGACCTGAAGGACAAGGCATTCGTTTACGGCTGA
- a CDS encoding AAA family ATPase, which produces MKFTGTKDYVATDDLKVAVNASIVLERPLLIKGEPGTGKTVLAEEVAKALGAPLLTWHIKSTTKAQQGLYEYDAVSRLRDSQLGDSRVSDISNYIKRGKLWEAFTHEKRPVLLIDEIDKADIEFPNDLLLELDRMEFFVYETGENIKASLRPIVMITSNNEKELPDAFLRRCFFHYIKFPDADTMARIVDVHFPGIKKRLVEEALRIFFEVREVPGLKKKPSTSELLDWLKLLLNEDITPEMLRERDPRKLIPPLHGALLKNEQDVHLFERLAFLSRREV; this is translated from the coding sequence ATGAAATTTACCGGCACCAAGGACTATGTCGCCACCGACGACCTGAAAGTCGCCGTCAACGCCTCGATCGTGCTCGAGCGCCCGCTGCTGATCAAGGGCGAGCCCGGCACCGGCAAGACCGTACTGGCGGAAGAAGTCGCCAAGGCGCTCGGCGCGCCGCTTCTGACCTGGCACATCAAGTCGACCACCAAGGCGCAGCAGGGTCTTTACGAATACGACGCGGTGTCGCGGCTGCGCGACAGCCAACTCGGCGACAGCAGAGTTTCCGACATCTCCAACTACATCAAGCGCGGCAAATTGTGGGAAGCTTTTACCCACGAAAAGCGCCCGGTGCTGTTGATCGACGAGATCGATAAGGCCGACATCGAATTTCCGAACGACCTCCTGCTCGAACTCGATCGCATGGAGTTCTTCGTCTACGAGACCGGCGAGAACATCAAGGCGAGCCTGCGCCCGATCGTGATGATCACCTCGAATAACGAGAAGGAGCTGCCGGACGCGTTCCTGCGCCGCTGCTTCTTCCACTACATCAAGTTTCCCGACGCCGACACCATGGCCCGGATCGTTGACGTGCATTTCCCCGGCATCAAGAAGCGCCTGGTGGAGGAAGCGTTGCGCATCTTCTTCGAGGTGCGCGAGGTGCCGGGCCTGAAAAAGAAGCCCTCGACCTCGGAGTTGCTCGACTGGCTCAAGCTTCTCTTGAACGAGGACATCACCCCGGAAATGCTCAGGGAGCGCGACCCGCGCAAGCTGATCCCGCCGCTGCACGGCGCGCTGCTCAAGAACGAGCAGGACGTGCACCTGTTCGAGCGGCTGGCGTTCCTCAGCCGACGCGAAGTGTAA
- a CDS encoding GlsB/YeaQ/YmgE family stress response membrane protein, which translates to MGIVAALVIGGIAGWLAGLIVRGAGFGLIGNIVIGIIGALLASWLLPQLGVSLGAGWVRDIINATIGAVIILVILSLIRR; encoded by the coding sequence ATGGGAATCGTAGCGGCGCTGGTCATTGGCGGTATCGCGGGCTGGCTTGCCGGGCTGATCGTGCGCGGCGCAGGCTTCGGACTGATCGGCAATATCGTGATCGGCATCATCGGCGCGCTGCTCGCGAGCTGGCTGCTGCCGCAACTTGGTGTCAGCCTCGGCGCGGGCTGGGTCCGCGATATCATCAACGCCACCATCGGCGCGGTGATCATCCTGGTGATCCTGTCGCTGATCAGACGCTGA
- a CDS encoding vWA domain-containing protein, translating into MFLQFFTSLRDAQVPVTLREYLTLMEALDADLADQTVENFYYLSRAALVKDERNLDKFDRVFGTVFKGLESLLDAMEKADIPAEWLKKLAEKYLTEEEKKQIEAMGWDKLMETLRQRLKEQQGRHQGGNKWIGTAGTSPFGAHGYNPEGVRIGQEKNRNNRAVKVWDKREFKDLDGNVELGIRNIKIALRRLRKFARTGAPDELDLDTTIRETANHGYLDVHMRPERRNAVKVLVFFDIGGSMDSHIEQVEELFSAAKSEFKHMEYFYFHNCLYEGVWKQNKRRFTDRTPTWDVLHKYPHDYKVVFVGDASMSPYEIMVPGGSVEHVNEEAGAVWLERITRTYPHTVWLNPVAQKHWDYSESTTIIRRLLSDRMYPITIEGLESAMKELVR; encoded by the coding sequence ATGTTCCTGCAATTCTTCACATCGTTGCGCGACGCGCAGGTCCCGGTGACGCTGCGCGAATACCTGACGCTGATGGAGGCGCTCGACGCCGACCTCGCCGATCAGACGGTGGAGAATTTCTACTATCTCTCCCGCGCCGCTTTGGTGAAGGACGAGCGCAATCTCGACAAGTTCGACCGCGTCTTCGGCACGGTGTTCAAGGGGCTGGAAAGCCTTTTGGACGCCATGGAGAAGGCGGACATTCCCGCCGAATGGCTGAAGAAGCTCGCGGAGAAATACCTCACCGAGGAAGAGAAGAAGCAGATCGAGGCGATGGGCTGGGACAAGCTCATGGAGACGCTTCGCCAGCGCCTGAAGGAACAGCAGGGTCGCCATCAGGGCGGCAACAAATGGATCGGCACCGCCGGCACCTCGCCGTTCGGCGCCCACGGCTACAATCCCGAGGGCGTCAGAATCGGCCAGGAGAAGAACCGCAACAACCGCGCCGTGAAGGTGTGGGATAAGCGCGAGTTCAAAGACCTCGACGGCAATGTCGAACTCGGCATCCGCAACATCAAGATCGCGCTCAGGCGGCTGCGCAAATTCGCCCGCACCGGCGCGCCCGATGAACTCGATCTCGACACCACGATCCGGGAGACCGCCAACCACGGCTATCTCGACGTTCACATGCGGCCCGAGCGGCGCAACGCGGTGAAAGTTTTAGTGTTCTTCGACATCGGTGGCTCGATGGATTCGCACATCGAGCAGGTCGAGGAGCTGTTCTCGGCGGCGAAGTCCGAGTTCAAGCACATGGAATATTTCTATTTCCACAACTGCCTCTATGAAGGCGTCTGGAAGCAGAACAAGCGTCGCTTCACCGACCGCACGCCGACCTGGGACGTGCTGCATAAATATCCGCACGACTACAAGGTGGTGTTCGTCGGCGATGCCTCGATGTCGCCTTACGAGATTATGGTGCCGGGCGGCTCGGTCGAGCACGTCAACGAGGAGGCCGGTGCGGTCTGGCTGGAGCGCATCACGCGCACCTACCCGCACACGGTGTGGCTCAATCCGGTGGCGCAGAAACACTGGGACTATTCGGAATCCACCACCATTATCCGCCGGCTGTTGTCTGATCGCATGTACCCGATCACGATCGAAGGTCTCGAAAGCGCGATGAAGGAATTGGTGCGGTAA